From Candidatus Manganitrophus morganii, the proteins below share one genomic window:
- a CDS encoding kinase/pyrophosphorylase: MPERPAEVRPIFVVSDATGETAEKICQAALSQFSQDKTILARRHYIRSEAQIQEVLQEAKSRQGLIIFTFVSESLRLKMREEALQSGLLAVDLLGPLLTAMSHFLNSRPRSEPGRLHRIDTDYFSRVEAVQFTVKHDDGQSIQGVVQADIVLVGPSRTAKTPLSIYLAQFGYKVANIPIILNIPLPKELQRVDPAKVVALIIDPQRLMEIREARLMKLNRRVAGYADMEPIIQELNYCRELYRQNPQWGIIDVTGRAVEEVATDIMGWIRRADPLR; encoded by the coding sequence ATGCCCGAACGTCCCGCCGAGGTTCGTCCCATCTTCGTCGTCTCCGACGCCACGGGAGAGACTGCGGAAAAAATCTGCCAGGCGGCGCTCTCTCAGTTCTCTCAAGATAAGACCATCTTGGCCCGCCGGCACTATATCCGCTCAGAAGCCCAAATTCAAGAGGTGCTCCAGGAAGCAAAGTCGCGCCAGGGGCTGATTATTTTCACCTTCGTCTCCGAGTCGCTTCGGCTCAAGATGCGCGAAGAGGCGCTCCAATCGGGGCTGCTCGCGGTCGATCTGCTGGGGCCGCTGTTGACGGCGATGAGCCACTTTCTCAATAGCCGGCCCCGCTCCGAGCCGGGACGCCTTCACCGGATCGATACCGACTATTTCAGCCGCGTCGAAGCGGTGCAGTTTACAGTGAAGCACGACGACGGCCAGAGCATTCAGGGGGTCGTTCAAGCCGATATCGTTCTGGTCGGCCCCTCCCGAACGGCGAAGACCCCTCTCTCCATCTACTTGGCGCAGTTCGGCTACAAGGTGGCGAATATCCCAATCATCTTGAATATTCCCCTACCGAAAGAGCTGCAGCGGGTCGATCCGGCGAAGGTCGTCGCCCTGATCATCGACCCCCAACGCCTCATGGAAATCCGCGAGGCGCGGCTGATGAAGCTGAACCGGCGGGTCGCCGGGTATGCCGACATGGAGCCGATCATCCAGGAGCTCAACTACTGCCGCGAGCTCTACCGCCAGAATCCGCAGTGGGGAATCATCGATGTGACGGGGCGCGCCGTAGAAGAGGTCGCAACCGACATCATGGGGTGGATCCGTCGCGCTGACCCCCTCCGATAG
- the trxA gene encoding thioredoxin, whose product MDSAWIKEATEADFEEKVIAASKTTPVLVDFWAEWCGPCRMLAPILERVVDAFQGKVQLVKVNTDENPSLAGRYRIQGIPAVKAFVDGHLIDEFVGVLPERQIREFVDNLVPSEADLIAQKARPMEEKQPLEALGLYEEALKQEPQHAASLLGKLRLLLALGRVEEARLFFNHLPAALQFHEETRRLQIRLDLALSQKSGPSLAELQDRAAREPENLQHSFDLAHRLAADGKYEEALEAYLTIVRKDRRFKDDAARKAMLQLFEVIGLRSPLAEKYREKLAQILF is encoded by the coding sequence ATGGATTCTGCCTGGATCAAAGAAGCGACTGAAGCCGATTTCGAAGAGAAGGTGATCGCCGCATCGAAGACAACGCCGGTGCTGGTCGATTTCTGGGCGGAGTGGTGCGGCCCCTGCCGGATGCTCGCCCCGATTCTGGAGCGGGTGGTGGACGCCTTTCAGGGAAAGGTCCAACTGGTCAAGGTGAACACCGACGAAAATCCGAGCCTCGCGGGGCGGTATCGCATTCAGGGAATCCCTGCCGTGAAAGCCTTCGTCGACGGTCACCTGATCGACGAATTCGTCGGTGTTCTTCCAGAGAGGCAGATTCGGGAGTTCGTCGATAACCTCGTCCCCTCCGAGGCCGACCTCATCGCGCAGAAAGCGCGCCCCATGGAAGAAAAACAGCCGCTCGAAGCGCTCGGTCTCTACGAAGAAGCGCTCAAGCAAGAGCCGCAACATGCGGCTTCCCTGCTCGGAAAGCTCCGGCTCCTCCTGGCGCTCGGACGGGTTGAGGAAGCCCGCCTGTTCTTCAATCATCTTCCCGCCGCGCTTCAATTTCATGAGGAGACCCGCCGCCTTCAGATTCGGCTCGATCTCGCCCTTTCCCAAAAGAGCGGCCCGTCGCTGGCCGAGTTGCAAGACCGTGCGGCGCGCGAGCCGGAGAATCTGCAACATTCGTTTGATCTGGCCCATCGGCTTGCCGCCGACGGGAAATATGAAGAGGCGCTGGAAGCCTACCTTACAATCGTCCGGAAAGATCGCCGTTTCAAAGACGATGCCGCCCGCAAGGCGATGCTCCAACTCTTCGAGGTGATCGGTCTGCGTTCTCCCCTGGCGGAAAAATATCGGGAGAAGCTGGCGCAGATTCTTTTCTAA